In Acropora muricata isolate sample 2 chromosome 11, ASM3666990v1, whole genome shotgun sequence, one DNA window encodes the following:
- the LOC136890470 gene encoding netrin receptor DCC-like isoform X2: MVAEKSSPSFASILTIISIVIYMGGLVRIEVKFNKQKEKIHELESVVESMKTSNNDVARVHTILRNRRSDYSMNNKTEKKHTPDEMFTSDNLVSELRQKLCQSNIGMCSRGPPGPPGPPGPRGERGDRGRRGNKGRSGNKGDNGIMGPPGRSGKQGIMGPTGSKGETGLKGEKGDTGTAGMKGTKGEPGKSIAAPTVAVSPAKMTVNESKTASFQCSVSGNPKPVSTWSKLEGKSEKILSATTDSKLILLNAAGSDSGVYKCSASNILGQAQAPVRLLVNVQPRISLNPGPRYAIEGSTFTLPICQVTGYPTPVVTWRKLSGHLPLGRVRYNNSALQISQVRKEDSDTYTCSAKNLLGKAEKNTLFVVVSLPRFTSKPPSKIVSMLSSTVRLNCSATGDPQPIISWRKQGGQLPVGRSQQINGALVITNFQQSDAGSYICTAASASVFILETVTSLQIMTQKAALVSSSILGSLDIKYLVKLNSFLAPVLRSSSRSRFVRCWRAKTDGWALSTFHSNCDGKGPTVTIIQVGSYIFGGYTDQSWFSSSCAWASFSKSFLYSLYNINGFSPVKLQIKSQWQNRAIYRCSRYGPTFGGGHDIYISNNAASNPNSYTSCGYTYHLPPGYSSSYSSCRFYAGGGSYYFTPTDVEVFYETIT; the protein is encoded by the exons ATGGTTGCTGAAAAGAGTAGCCCTTCGTTTGCCTCTATTCTAACTATTATCTCCATTGTGATATACATGGGTGGCCTTGTTCGAATAGAAGTGAAGTTTAACAAACAAAAGGAGAAGATACATGAACTTGAAAGCGTCGTGGAGTCGATGAAGACATCGAACAATGACGTAGCTCGAG TTCATACCATCCTTCGAAACAGGCGCAGTGATTATTCCATGaacaataaaacagaaaagaagcACACGCCAGACGAGATGTTCACATCTGACAACCTTGTCTCGGAGCTAAGACAGAAACTTTGTCAATCAAACATAGGCATGTGCTCCCGAGGTCCCCCAGGTCCTCCCGGTCCACCTGGACCGAGAGGGGAGAGAGGCGACAGAGGACGAAGGGGAAACAAAGGAAGAAGTGGAAACAAGGGAGATAACGGCATCATGGGACCGCCAGGGAGAAGTGGAAAGCAAGGCATCATGGGACCAACAGGATCCAAGGGAGAAACTGGactaaaaggagagaaaggagaCACGGGAACTGCTGGCATGAAGGGAACTAAAGGAGAACCGGGTAAATCGATTGCAGCTCCTACTGTTGCTGTTTCGCCTGCAAAGATGACAGTCAATGAAAGCAAAACTGCTTCTTTCCAGTGTTCAGTCAGCGGCAATCCTAAGCCTGTGTCAACATGGAGTAAACTGGAAGGGAAGTCAGAGAAAATTCTATCAGCAACCACAGATAGCAAGTTGATTTTACTAAATGCTGCTGGCAGTGACTCGGGTGTATACAAGTGTTCAGCCTCAAACATCCTGGGACAGGCACAAGCGCCGGTGCGGCTTCTAGTCAATG ttcAGCCGCGTATTTCTCTCAACCCAGGACCTCGTTACGCAATAGAAGGAAGCACGTTCACTCTTCCAATTTGTCAAGTGACTGGGTACCCCACACCAGTCGTGACATGGAGAAAATTATCCGGTCACTTACCCCTGGGGAGGGTGAGGTACAACAACAGCGCGCTGCAAATTTCACAAGTTCGCAAAGAAGACTCGGACACGTACACCTGCTCAGCAAAAAACCTTTTAGGAAAAGCTGAAAAGAACACCTTGTTTGTCGTGGTATCTCTTCCTCGGTTTACATCTAAACCTCCTTCCAAGATTGTGTCGATGTTAAGCTCCACTGTGAGGCTGAATTGCAGCGCTACTGGTGACCCACAACCAATCATCAGCTGGAGAAAGCAAGGAGGTCAGCTGCCAGTTGGGCGGAGCCAGCAGATCAATGGAGCGTTGGTTATTACAAACTTTCAACAGAGTGACGCAGGGAGTTACATCTGCACTGCTGCAAGTGCTAGTGTGTTCATTCTTGAGACTGTGACTAGTTTGCAAATCATGACACAAAAAG CGGCCCTCGTTTCTTCGAGTATTCTTGGCAGCCTCGATATTAAGTACCTTGTCAAGTTGAATTCATTCTTAGCTCCAGTCCTCCGGAGTTCATCCCGCAGCAGGTTTGTGAGGTGTTGGCGCGCAAAGACAGATGGCTGGGCATTATCCACCTTCCACAGCAATTGTGACGGAAAGGGTCCCACTGTTACAATAATCCAAGTCGGCAGTTACATATTTGGTGGATACACTGACCAGTCTTGGTTTTCCA gttCTTGTGCTTGGGCTTCATTCAGTAAATCATTTCTCTACTCCTTGTacaacatcaatggcttctctcCTGTTAAGCTTCAGATCAAGTCACAATGGCAGAATAGAGCTATATATAGATGTTCTAGATACGGACCAACATTTGGTGGCGGACACGACATCTACATATCAAACAACGCTGCGAGCAACCCAAATTCTTACACTTCTTGTGGCTACACTTACCACCTCCCCCCAGGGTATTCTTCATCTTATTCTTCCTGCAGATTTTATGCAGGAGGGGGAAGCTACTATTTCACTCCCACTGATGTTGAAGTGTTTTACGAGACAATCACTTAG
- the LOC136890470 gene encoding uncharacterized protein isoform X1 has protein sequence MVAEKSSPSFASILTIISIVIYMGGLVRIEVKFNKQKEKIHELESVVESMKTSNNDVARGRAFFPEVERTVHTILRNRRSDYSMNNKTEKKHTPDEMFTSDNLVSELRQKLCQSNIGMCSRGPPGPPGPPGPRGERGDRGRRGNKGRSGNKGDNGIMGPPGRSGKQGIMGPTGSKGETGLKGEKGDTGTAGMKGTKGEPGKSIAAPTVAVSPAKMTVNESKTASFQCSVSGNPKPVSTWSKLEGKSEKILSATTDSKLILLNAAGSDSGVYKCSASNILGQAQAPVRLLVNVQPRISLNPGPRYAIEGSTFTLPICQVTGYPTPVVTWRKLSGHLPLGRVRYNNSALQISQVRKEDSDTYTCSAKNLLGKAEKNTLFVVVSLPRFTSKPPSKIVSMLSSTVRLNCSATGDPQPIISWRKQGGQLPVGRSQQINGALVITNFQQSDAGSYICTAASASVFILETVTSLQIMTQKAALVSSSILGSLDIKYLVKLNSFLAPVLRSSSRSRFVRCWRAKTDGWALSTFHSNCDGKGPTVTIIQVGSYIFGGYTDQSWFSSSCAWASFSKSFLYSLYNINGFSPVKLQIKSQWQNRAIYRCSRYGPTFGGGHDIYISNNAASNPNSYTSCGYTYHLPPGYSSSYSSCRFYAGGGSYYFTPTDVEVFYETIT, from the exons ATGGTTGCTGAAAAGAGTAGCCCTTCGTTTGCCTCTATTCTAACTATTATCTCCATTGTGATATACATGGGTGGCCTTGTTCGAATAGAAGTGAAGTTTAACAAACAAAAGGAGAAGATACATGAACTTGAAAGCGTCGTGGAGTCGATGAAGACATCGAACAATGACGTAGCTCGAG GCCGAGCATTTTTTCCTGAAGTTGAACGAACTG TTCATACCATCCTTCGAAACAGGCGCAGTGATTATTCCATGaacaataaaacagaaaagaagcACACGCCAGACGAGATGTTCACATCTGACAACCTTGTCTCGGAGCTAAGACAGAAACTTTGTCAATCAAACATAGGCATGTGCTCCCGAGGTCCCCCAGGTCCTCCCGGTCCACCTGGACCGAGAGGGGAGAGAGGCGACAGAGGACGAAGGGGAAACAAAGGAAGAAGTGGAAACAAGGGAGATAACGGCATCATGGGACCGCCAGGGAGAAGTGGAAAGCAAGGCATCATGGGACCAACAGGATCCAAGGGAGAAACTGGactaaaaggagagaaaggagaCACGGGAACTGCTGGCATGAAGGGAACTAAAGGAGAACCGGGTAAATCGATTGCAGCTCCTACTGTTGCTGTTTCGCCTGCAAAGATGACAGTCAATGAAAGCAAAACTGCTTCTTTCCAGTGTTCAGTCAGCGGCAATCCTAAGCCTGTGTCAACATGGAGTAAACTGGAAGGGAAGTCAGAGAAAATTCTATCAGCAACCACAGATAGCAAGTTGATTTTACTAAATGCTGCTGGCAGTGACTCGGGTGTATACAAGTGTTCAGCCTCAAACATCCTGGGACAGGCACAAGCGCCGGTGCGGCTTCTAGTCAATG ttcAGCCGCGTATTTCTCTCAACCCAGGACCTCGTTACGCAATAGAAGGAAGCACGTTCACTCTTCCAATTTGTCAAGTGACTGGGTACCCCACACCAGTCGTGACATGGAGAAAATTATCCGGTCACTTACCCCTGGGGAGGGTGAGGTACAACAACAGCGCGCTGCAAATTTCACAAGTTCGCAAAGAAGACTCGGACACGTACACCTGCTCAGCAAAAAACCTTTTAGGAAAAGCTGAAAAGAACACCTTGTTTGTCGTGGTATCTCTTCCTCGGTTTACATCTAAACCTCCTTCCAAGATTGTGTCGATGTTAAGCTCCACTGTGAGGCTGAATTGCAGCGCTACTGGTGACCCACAACCAATCATCAGCTGGAGAAAGCAAGGAGGTCAGCTGCCAGTTGGGCGGAGCCAGCAGATCAATGGAGCGTTGGTTATTACAAACTTTCAACAGAGTGACGCAGGGAGTTACATCTGCACTGCTGCAAGTGCTAGTGTGTTCATTCTTGAGACTGTGACTAGTTTGCAAATCATGACACAAAAAG CGGCCCTCGTTTCTTCGAGTATTCTTGGCAGCCTCGATATTAAGTACCTTGTCAAGTTGAATTCATTCTTAGCTCCAGTCCTCCGGAGTTCATCCCGCAGCAGGTTTGTGAGGTGTTGGCGCGCAAAGACAGATGGCTGGGCATTATCCACCTTCCACAGCAATTGTGACGGAAAGGGTCCCACTGTTACAATAATCCAAGTCGGCAGTTACATATTTGGTGGATACACTGACCAGTCTTGGTTTTCCA gttCTTGTGCTTGGGCTTCATTCAGTAAATCATTTCTCTACTCCTTGTacaacatcaatggcttctctcCTGTTAAGCTTCAGATCAAGTCACAATGGCAGAATAGAGCTATATATAGATGTTCTAGATACGGACCAACATTTGGTGGCGGACACGACATCTACATATCAAACAACGCTGCGAGCAACCCAAATTCTTACACTTCTTGTGGCTACACTTACCACCTCCCCCCAGGGTATTCTTCATCTTATTCTTCCTGCAGATTTTATGCAGGAGGGGGAAGCTACTATTTCACTCCCACTGATGTTGAAGTGTTTTACGAGACAATCACTTAG
- the LOC136890469 gene encoding uncharacterized protein — protein MGAEKSGPSFASILTIVSIVIYMGGLVRIELKFNKQKEKIHELESVVESMKTSKNDVARVYTILRNRRSDYSMKNKTENKYTPDERFTSDNLVSELRQKLCQSNIDRCSRGPSGPPGPPGQRGERGDRGRRGNKGRTGNKGDNGIMGPPGRSGRQGIMGPPGSKGETGLKGMKGHTGTAGMKGAKGEPGESIAAPTVVVSPAKMTVNESKTASFQCSVSGNPKPVSTWSKLEGKSEKNLSATTDGKLILPNAAGSDSGLYKCSASNILGQAQALVQLVVNVHPRISLNPGPRYAIKGNTFTLPTCHVTGYPTPVVTWRKLSSQLPQGRVRYNNNALQISQVSQEDSDTYTCSAKNLLGKAEKNTMLVVVSLPQFTSKPSSKIVSMFNSTVRLNCSATGHPQPIISWRKPGGQLPVGRSQQINGALVIRNFQQSDAGNYICTATSAGVFDVKAVTFLEIQRAFPALSCNEIFQKLRTAKSQVFTLMLGSRNIPVYCHMGDFGCGSGGWTPVMKTDGTKKTFHYSSGFWSDKNVYNLAGGKTGFDKQETKLPSYWETRFSKICLGMRSGSTTRFVVIDRSASSLYALIADGRYRALSLGRNKWKSLIGSQASLQRNCNKQGFNVLSGRRIHTKARIGIIANQENDCLTCDSRIGFGTGGLTDDSNTCGNHATHSPDNGNKHIKAMGYILVQ, from the exons ATGGGTGCTGAAAAGAGTGGCCCTTCGTTTGCCTCTATTCTAACTATTGTCTCCATTGTGATATACATGGGTGGCCTTGTTCGAATAGAATTGAAGTTTAACAAACAAAAGGAGAAGATACATGAACTTGAAAGCGTCGTGGAGTCGATGAAGACATCGAAAAATGACGTAGCTCGGG TGTATACCATCCTTCGAAACAGGCGTAGTGATTATTccatgaaaaataaaacagaaaacaagtaCACGCCAGACGAGAGGTTCACATCTGACAACCTTGTCTCGGAGCTGAGACAGAAACTTTGTCAATCAAACATAGACAGATGCTCCCGAGGTCCCTCAGGTCCTCCCGGTCCACCTGGCCAAAGAGGAGAGAGAGGCGACCGAGGACGAAGGGGAAACAAAGGAAGAACTGGAAACAAAGGAGACAACGGCATTATGGGACCGCCAGGGAGAAGTGGAAGGCAAGGCATCATGGGACCGCCAGGATCCAAAGGAGAAACTGGACTAAAAGGAATGAAAGGACACACGGGAACTGCTGGCATGAAGGGAGCTAAAGGAGAACCGGGTGAATCGATTGCAGCTCCTACTGTTGTTGTTTCGCCTGCAAAGATGACAGTCAATGAAAGCAAAACTGCTTCTTTCCAGTGTTCAGTCAGCGGCAATCCTAAGCCTGTGTCAACATGGAGTAAACTGGAAGGGAAGTCAGAGAAAAATCTATCAGCAACTACAGATGGGAAGTTGATTTTACCAAATGCTGCTGGCAGTGACTCGGGTCTATACAAATGCTCAGCCTCAAACATCCTGGGACAGGCACAAGCACTGGTGCAACTTGTAGTCAATG TTCATCCTCGCATTTCTCTCAACCCTGGACCTCGTTACGCAATAAAAGGAAACACTTTCACTCTTCCAACTTGTCATGTGACTGGATACCCCACACCAGTCGTGACATGGAGAAAATTATCCAGTCAGTTACCCCAGGGGAGGGTGAGGTACAACAACAATGCGCTGCAAATTTCACAAGTTTCACAAGAAGACTCGGACACGTACACCTGCTCAGCAAAAAACCTTTTAGGAAAAGCTGAAAAGAACACCATGTTAGTCGTGGTATCTCTTCCTCAGTTTACATCTAAACCTTCTTCCAAGATTGTCTCGATGTTTAACTCTACTGTGAGGCTGAATTGCAGCGCTACTGGTCACCCACAACCAATCATCAGCTGGAGAAAGCCAGGAGGTCAGCTGCCAGTTGGGCGGAGCCAGCAGATCAATGGAGCGTTGGTTATTAGAAATTTTCAACAGAGTGATGCAGGGAATTACATTTGCACTGCTACAAGTGCTGGTGTGTTCGATGTGAAAGCTGTAACCTTTTTGGAAATTCAAAGAG CTTTCCCTGCTTTATCTTGCaacgaaatatttcaaaagctAAG GACGGCCAAGAGCCAGGTGTTCACGCTGATGCTTGGGTCAAGAAACATTCCAGTTTATTGTCATATGGGAGACTTCGGTTGCGGAAGTGGAGGATGGACCCCTGTTATGAAAACTGATGGCACAAAG AAAACCTTCCACTATTCCTCTGGTTTCTGGAGCGACAAGAACGTTTACAACCTTGCAGGAGGGAAGACTGGCTTTGACAAACAAGAAACCAAATTGCCCTCTTATTGGGAGACACGCTTCTCAAAGATTTGTCTCGGAATGAGGAGCGGCTCAACAACAAGATTCGTGGTCATTGACCGAAGCGCCAGCTCATTGTACGCACTTATCGCTGACGGAAGATACCGAGCTTTGTCACTGGGCCGTAACAAGTGGAAGTCTCTTATTGGTTCACAAGCCTCACTACAGAGGAATTGCAATAAACAAGGGTTCAACGTTCTGAGTGGAAGACGCATCCACACAAAAGCAAGGATCGGCATCATTGCGAACCAAGAAAACGACTGTTTAACTTGTGACTCCAGAATTGGATTTGGAACTGGAGGTTTAACTGACGACTCAAACACGTGTGGAAACCATGCTACCCATTCACCTGATAATGGCAATAAACACATCAAAGCCATGGGGTATATCCTGGTTCAGTGA